Proteins encoded together in one Falco peregrinus isolate bFalPer1 chromosome 2, bFalPer1.pri, whole genome shotgun sequence window:
- the LHX5 gene encoding LIM/homeobox protein Lhx5 has translation MMVHCAGCERPILDRFLLNVLDRAWHIKCVQCCECKCNLTEKCFSREGKLYCKNDFFRRFGTKCAGCSQGISPSDLVRKARNKVFHLNCFTCMVCNKQLSTGEELYIIDENKFVCKEDYLNSPSLKEGSLNSVSSCTDRSLSPDLQDPMQDDTKETDNSTSSDKETTNNENEEQNSGTKRRGPRTTIKAKQLETLKAAFAATPKPTRHIREQLAQETGLNMRVIQVWFQNRRSKERRMKQLSALGARRHAFFRSPRRMRPLGGRLDESEMLGSTPYTYYGDYQGDYYGPGGNYDFFPHGPPSQAQSPADSSYLQNSGPGSTPLGPLEPPLSGHHSSENQRYTDMISHPDTPSPEPGMTGSLHPIPGEVFSGGPSPPFSMSSNSGYSGALSHPNPELSEAAVW, from the exons ATGATGGTGCATTGTGCGGGCTGCGAGAGGCCGATTTTGGACCGGTTCCTGCTGAACGTCTTGGACAGGGCATGGCACATCAAATGCGTCCAGTGCTGTGAGTGCAAGTGCAACCTGACCGAGAAATGCTTCTCCAGGGAAGGCAAACTCTACTGCAAAAACGACTTTTTCAG gaGGTTTGGTACCAAATGCGCCGGCTGCTCCCAGGGCATCTCCCCCAGCGACCTCGTCCGGAAAGCCCGGAATAAAGTCTTTCACCTGAACTGTTTCACCTGCATGGTCTGCAACAAGCAGCTCTCCACGGGCGAGGAACTCTATATCATAGACGAAAACAAATTTGTTTGCAAAGAGGATTATTTGAACTCTCCCAGTTTGAAGGAAGGCAGCCTCAACTCAG TGTCCTCATGTACAGACAGGAGTTTGTCCCCGGATCTCCAGGACCCCATGCAGGACGACACCAAGGAGACGGACAACTCGACCTCCTCGGACAAGGAGACCACCAACAATGAGAACGAGGAGCAGAACTCGGGCACCAAGCGGAGGGGGCCTCGCACCACCATTAAAGCCAAGCAGCTGGAGACCCTCAAAGCTGCCTTCGCTGCCACCCCCAAGCCCACCCGCCACATCCGGGAGCAGCTGGCCCAGGAGACTGGCCTCAACATGAGAGTCATCCAG gtcTGGTTCCAGAACCGCCGGTCCAAGGAGCGGCGGATGAAGCAGCTGAGCGCACTGGGCGCCCGCCGGCACGCCTTCTTCCGCAGCCCGCGCAGGATGCGGCCCCTCGGTGGCCGCCTCGATGAGTCCGAGATGCTCGGCTCGACGCCCTACACATACTATGGAG ACTACCAAGGTGACTACTATGGACCGGGAGGCAACTATGACTTTTTCCCCCACGGGCCGCCCTCCCAAGCCCAGTCCCCGGCCGACTCCAGCTACCTTCAGAACTCAGGACCTGGCTCCACACCCCTGGGACCCTTGGAGCCCCCCCTAAGCGGACACCACTCCTCAGAAAACCAAAGGTACACGGATATGATTTCGCATCCTgacacccccagccctgagccagGGATGACCGGTTCGCTGCACCCCATCCCGGGGGAGGTCTTCAGTGGGGGGCCCAGCCCGCCCTTCTCCATGTCCAGCAATAGCGGCTACAGCGGGGCGCTCTCACACCCCAACCCGGAGCTCAGCGAGGCAGCGGTGTGGTAG
- the SDSL gene encoding serine dehydratase-like isoform X2 has product MFNSCPSPCCVAGHRHSGHQHVTSPSSVPQTAGEEPGTHSEAPRHARAMAAQPSGGKKPFHIISPVLESLPLSRAAGTKVFMKLENIQPTGSFKIRGIGHLCQEAAKKGCRHFVCSSGGNAGLAAAYAAKKLGLPVTVVVPSTTGPTTVRKLEELGAEVEVSGQVWDEANKRALELAKTEGWVSIHPFDHPLVWQGHASLVQELKDSLDTKPDAILLAVGGGGLLAGVVAGLHQVGWQDIPIIAAETWGTHSFHTALAAGRLVSLSDITSVAKCLGAKMVAARALECAQECQVISQVVEDTEAVRAVEQFLDDERMLVQPACGAALALLYTGRLQRLQHEGRLRTPLASVVVVVCGGSSMQVAQLQALKSQLGLE; this is encoded by the exons ATGTTCAACTCCTGCCCCTCACCCTGCTGTGTGGCTGGACATCGGCACTCAGGACACCAGCACgtcacctctccctcctctgtcCCCCAAACTGCAGGCGAGGAGCCGGGGACGCACAGCGAGGCCCCACGGCACGCCAG GGCCatggcagcccagcccagtgGGGGCAAGAAGCCCTTCCACATCATCTCGCCTGTCTTGGAGAGCCTGCCCCTGTCCAGGGCAGCGGGCACCAAGGTCTTCATGAAGCTGGAGAACATCCAGCCCACAGGTTCCTTCAAGATCCGGGGCATTGGCCACCTCTGCCAGGAG GCTGCCAAGAAGGGCTGCCGCCACTTCGTTTGCTCCTCAG GGGGGAATGCAGGTCTGGCGGCAGCGTACGCAGCCAAGAAGCTGGGGTTGCCAGTCACCGTTGTGGTCCCCAGCACCACTGGCCCCACCACTGTGCGcaagctggaggagctgggggcagaggTGGAGGTCTCCGGCCAG gtgtGGGATGAAGCCAACAAGAGAGCCCTGGAGCTGGCTAAGACTGAGGGCTGGGTCAGCATCCACCCCTTTGACCACCCCTTGGTGTG GCAGGGTCACGCCAGCCTGGtccaggagctgaaggactCACTGGACACCAAACCGGACGCCATCCTGCTGGCGGTGGGTGGTGGGGGACTGCTGGCGGGTGTTGTGGCCGGCCTGCACCAGGTGGGCTGGCAGGACATCCCCATCATCGCTGCCGAGACCTGGGGGACTCACAGCTTCCACACGGCGCTGGCGGCCGGTCGGCTCGTCTCCCTGTCTGACATCACCAG CGTGGCCAAgtgcctgggagccaagatggtgGCAGCGCGGGCGCTGGAGTGTGCCCAGGAGTGCCAGGTCATCTCCCAGGTGGTGGAGGACACGGAGGCGGTGCGAGCCGTGGAGCAGTTCCTGG ACGATGAGAGGATGCTGGTGCAGCCGGCAtgtggggctgccctggccctgctctaCACAGGGCGGCTGCAGCGGCTGCAGCACGAGGGGCGGCTGCGGACCCCGCTGGCAtccgtggtggtggtggtgtgcgGGGGCAGCAGCATGCAGGTGGCCCAGCTGCAGGCCCTGAAGagccagctggggctggagtgA
- the SDSL gene encoding serine dehydratase-like isoform X3: protein MAAQPSGGKKPFHIISPVLESLPLSRAAGTKVFMKLENIQPTGSFKIRGIGHLCQEAAKKGCRHFVCSSGGNAGLAAAYAAKKLGLPVTVVVPSTTGPTTVRKLEELGAEVEVSGQVWDEANKRALELAKTEGWVSIHPFDHPLVWQGHASLVQELKDSLDTKPDAILLAVGGGGLLAGVVAGLHQVGWQDIPIIAAETWGTHSFHTALAAGRLVSLSDITSVAKCLGAKMVAARALECAQECQVISQVVEDTEAVRAVEQFLDDERMLVQPACGAALALLYTGRLQRLQHEGRLRTPLASVVVVVCGGSSMQVAQLQALKSQLGLE, encoded by the exons atggcagcccagcccagtgGGGGCAAGAAGCCCTTCCACATCATCTCGCCTGTCTTGGAGAGCCTGCCCCTGTCCAGGGCAGCGGGCACCAAGGTCTTCATGAAGCTGGAGAACATCCAGCCCACAGGTTCCTTCAAGATCCGGGGCATTGGCCACCTCTGCCAGGAG GCTGCCAAGAAGGGCTGCCGCCACTTCGTTTGCTCCTCAG GGGGGAATGCAGGTCTGGCGGCAGCGTACGCAGCCAAGAAGCTGGGGTTGCCAGTCACCGTTGTGGTCCCCAGCACCACTGGCCCCACCACTGTGCGcaagctggaggagctgggggcagaggTGGAGGTCTCCGGCCAG gtgtGGGATGAAGCCAACAAGAGAGCCCTGGAGCTGGCTAAGACTGAGGGCTGGGTCAGCATCCACCCCTTTGACCACCCCTTGGTGTG GCAGGGTCACGCCAGCCTGGtccaggagctgaaggactCACTGGACACCAAACCGGACGCCATCCTGCTGGCGGTGGGTGGTGGGGGACTGCTGGCGGGTGTTGTGGCCGGCCTGCACCAGGTGGGCTGGCAGGACATCCCCATCATCGCTGCCGAGACCTGGGGGACTCACAGCTTCCACACGGCGCTGGCGGCCGGTCGGCTCGTCTCCCTGTCTGACATCACCAG CGTGGCCAAgtgcctgggagccaagatggtgGCAGCGCGGGCGCTGGAGTGTGCCCAGGAGTGCCAGGTCATCTCCCAGGTGGTGGAGGACACGGAGGCGGTGCGAGCCGTGGAGCAGTTCCTGG ACGATGAGAGGATGCTGGTGCAGCCGGCAtgtggggctgccctggccctgctctaCACAGGGCGGCTGCAGCGGCTGCAGCACGAGGGGCGGCTGCGGACCCCGCTGGCAtccgtggtggtggtggtgtgcgGGGGCAGCAGCATGCAGGTGGCCCAGCTGCAGGCCCTGAAGagccagctggggctggagtgA
- the SDSL gene encoding serine dehydratase-like isoform X1, which yields MFNSCPSPCCVAGHRHSGHQHVTSPSSVPQTAGEEPGTHSEAPRHARTSIPRAMAAQPSGGKKPFHIISPVLESLPLSRAAGTKVFMKLENIQPTGSFKIRGIGHLCQEAAKKGCRHFVCSSGGNAGLAAAYAAKKLGLPVTVVVPSTTGPTTVRKLEELGAEVEVSGQVWDEANKRALELAKTEGWVSIHPFDHPLVWQGHASLVQELKDSLDTKPDAILLAVGGGGLLAGVVAGLHQVGWQDIPIIAAETWGTHSFHTALAAGRLVSLSDITSVAKCLGAKMVAARALECAQECQVISQVVEDTEAVRAVEQFLDDERMLVQPACGAALALLYTGRLQRLQHEGRLRTPLASVVVVVCGGSSMQVAQLQALKSQLGLE from the exons ATGTTCAACTCCTGCCCCTCACCCTGCTGTGTGGCTGGACATCGGCACTCAGGACACCAGCACgtcacctctccctcctctgtcCCCCAAACTGCAGGCGAGGAGCCGGGGACGCACAGCGAGGCCCCACGGCACGCCAG AACATCCATCCCCAGGGCCatggcagcccagcccagtgGGGGCAAGAAGCCCTTCCACATCATCTCGCCTGTCTTGGAGAGCCTGCCCCTGTCCAGGGCAGCGGGCACCAAGGTCTTCATGAAGCTGGAGAACATCCAGCCCACAGGTTCCTTCAAGATCCGGGGCATTGGCCACCTCTGCCAGGAG GCTGCCAAGAAGGGCTGCCGCCACTTCGTTTGCTCCTCAG GGGGGAATGCAGGTCTGGCGGCAGCGTACGCAGCCAAGAAGCTGGGGTTGCCAGTCACCGTTGTGGTCCCCAGCACCACTGGCCCCACCACTGTGCGcaagctggaggagctgggggcagaggTGGAGGTCTCCGGCCAG gtgtGGGATGAAGCCAACAAGAGAGCCCTGGAGCTGGCTAAGACTGAGGGCTGGGTCAGCATCCACCCCTTTGACCACCCCTTGGTGTG GCAGGGTCACGCCAGCCTGGtccaggagctgaaggactCACTGGACACCAAACCGGACGCCATCCTGCTGGCGGTGGGTGGTGGGGGACTGCTGGCGGGTGTTGTGGCCGGCCTGCACCAGGTGGGCTGGCAGGACATCCCCATCATCGCTGCCGAGACCTGGGGGACTCACAGCTTCCACACGGCGCTGGCGGCCGGTCGGCTCGTCTCCCTGTCTGACATCACCAG CGTGGCCAAgtgcctgggagccaagatggtgGCAGCGCGGGCGCTGGAGTGTGCCCAGGAGTGCCAGGTCATCTCCCAGGTGGTGGAGGACACGGAGGCGGTGCGAGCCGTGGAGCAGTTCCTGG ACGATGAGAGGATGCTGGTGCAGCCGGCAtgtggggctgccctggccctgctctaCACAGGGCGGCTGCAGCGGCTGCAGCACGAGGGGCGGCTGCGGACCCCGCTGGCAtccgtggtggtggtggtgtgcgGGGGCAGCAGCATGCAGGTGGCCCAGCTGCAGGCCCTGAAGagccagctggggctggagtgA
- the PLBD2 gene encoding putative phospholipase B-like 2 yields the protein MAALRAVLVAALAAALAPVAPVRAAPAAVPPPRNVSVLLEPGSGRLRVLPGRHPAAVAWASLDDRIPAVGWAFLEVATNASYSDSLQAYAAGLAEAAVSEQLMYMHWMNTMVGYCGPFKYQSEYCERLRGYLEANLGWMEEQMGKGEDPQYWHQVRLALLQLKGLEDSYNGRLDFPQGRFTLAPFGFLLLQLGGDLEDLESALNRSSPQRVLGSGSCSALLKLLPGHRDLLVAHDTWTSYQSMLRIIKKYTLPFRASASGNSQIPGSIQVFSSYPGTIFSGDDFYILSSGLVALETTIGNNNPARWKYLDPRGSVLEWLRNIVANRLARSGPEWAAIFRRFNSGTYNNQWMVVDYNAFTPGRANPPPGLLTVLEQIPGLVVAADQTELLYQQGYWASYNLPYFEEIFNTSGNPELVKKYGDWFTYDKNPRAQIFRRNQTLVHDLDSMVRLMRSNNYLRDPLSRCRGCDPPQNAENAISARSDLNPPNGTYPFPALRQRCHGGTDMKVTSSGMAPAFGLVAASGPAWDDVPPFRWSASPCSTLLHMGHPDLWTFPPIKVRWD from the exons atgGCGGCGCTGCGGGCGGTGTTGGTGGCCGCGCTGGCCGCGGCACTGGCCCCGGTAGCCCCGGtccgcgcagcccccgccgccgtCCCGCCGCCCCGTAACGTCTCGGTGCTGCTGGAGCCCGGGTCGGGGCGGCTCCGCGTCCTGCCCGGCCGCCACCCCGCCGCCGTTGCCTGGGCCAGCCTGGATGACCGTATCCCCGCCGTCGG CTGGGCCTTCCTGGAGGTGGCCACCAACGCCTCGTACAGCGACAGCCTGCAGGCCTACGCCGCCGGGCTGGCCGAGGCCGCCGTCTCGGAGCAG CTGATGTACATGCACTGGATGAACACCATGGTGGGCTACTGCGGCCCCTTCAAGTACCAGAGCGAGTACTGCGAGAGGCTGCGCGGCTACCTGGAGGCCAACCTGGGCTGGATGGAGGAGCAGATGGGCAAGGGGGAGGACCCCCAGTACTGGCACCAG GTgcgcctggccctgctgcagctgaaggggcTGGAGGACAGCTACAACGGGCGCCTGGACTTCCCCCAGGGCAGGTTCACCCTGGCGCCCTTTGGCTTCCT cctgctaCAGTTGGGGGGTGACCTGGAAGACCTGGAGTCTGCCCTGAACCGCTCCTCCCCGCAGCGTGTCCTGGGCTcgggctcctgctctgccctcctgaAGCTGCTGCCGGGCCATCGGGATCTCCTGGTCGCCCATGACACCTGGACCTCCTACCAGTCCATGCTGCGCATCATCAAGAAGTACACGCTGCCCTTCCGTGCCTCAGCCAGTG GCAATTCTCAGATCCCCGGGAGCATCCAGGTGTTTTCCTCCTACCCCGGCACCATCTTCTCTGGGGATGATTTCTACATCCTCAGCAGTGGGTTG GTAGCGCTGGAAACCACCATCGGGAACAACAACCCGGCGCGGTGGAAGTACCTGGACCCACGGGGCAGCGTCCTGGAGTGGCTGAGGAACATTGTGGCCAACCGCCTGGCCCGCAGTGGTCCCGAGTGGGCTGCCATCTTCCGACGGTTCAACAGTGGCAC GTACAACAACCAGTGGATGGTGGTGGACTATAACGCCTTCACACCAGGCAGAGCAAACCCGCCTCCAGGACTGCTGACTGTGCTGGAGCAGATCCC GGGCCTGGTGGTGGCAGCTGATCAGACGGAGCTGCTGTACCAGCAAGGCTACTGGGCCAGCTACAACCTGCC gtaCTTCGAGGAGATCTTCAATACCAGCGGGAACCCAGAGCTGGTTAAGAAATACGGTGACTGGTTCACCTATGACAAGAACCCACGGGCCCAGATCTTCCGCCGGAACCAGACGCTGGTCCATGACCTGGATTCCATGGTCCGCCTGatgag GTCCAACAACTACCTGCGGGACCCGCTGTCACGGTGCAGGGGCTGTGACCCCCCCCAGAACGCAGAGAACGCCATCTCCGCCCGCTCTGACCTCAACCCCCCCAACGGCACCTaccctttccctgccctgcgCCAGCGCTGCCACGGCGGCACCGACATGAAG GTCACCTCCTCAGGCATGGCCCCCGCCTTCGGGCTGGTGGCCGCCAGCGGTCCCGCCTGGGATGACGTGCCCCCCTTCCGTTGGAGCGCATCCCCAtgcagcaccctgctgcacaTGGGCCACCCTGACCTCTGGACTTTCCCCCCCATCAAGGTCCGCTGGGACTGA